Below is a window of Hydrogenovibrio crunogenus DNA.
ATGATGTAGCAAATGCAGCACAACTTGAAACCAACCTTGAAACTTTCATAGCCAACTATGATCAAGGGAATATCAGCACCATCAGTGGTGTGACCGTTCCATTGCTGATTAAAACCGATTCCATGGCCGGAGGTCTGAGCTTAGATTACACTCGTCAAGTTGGCGCTGCTGGTATCATTATCAAAGGAACAGGAAACGTTACGCCTGCGGCAGACGGAACGAACTTGACTATTAATAGAGGATCCGCTGCTTTGGGTGTTACTTACAAGCAGCTAGATGAGTTTGCATTAGGATATGGTTTTAAAGCCGTCACATCAGGCAACAGCGCTTTAACCATTGGGGTCACGGCTCGCTATTTAACGTTATTGTCTAACCAGAATAATGTCGATTTGAAGCAATTCATTGACGATAACGCAACGGGTTCTGCCAATTTCAGCGACTATGTCGATGGCATGGATACAGGCTCCAGCGATTCGAACTTAACCGCGGATATCGGGATTAACTGGATGGCCGATAATTATATGATCGGTTTAACCGGGATGAACTTGACAGAACCCACTTTCAAAGTCAACAACATGACCAGCACACAAACAAAATATGATTATTTTTCATCGTTAGTGCCGTCAGACTACAAAATGAAAGCGCAATACCGTGTCAGTGCGCAAGTCTACTCTGAAAACCGTGAATGGACACTGGCAGGAAGTTATGACTTAGCAGAATCGAATGACTTGAACAATAACGACACGCAATGGTGGTCTGTTGGGGCAAGTTATGCAACCAACTCCGCTTGGTATATTCCTGATGTGCGCTTTGGTTTGAGAGGTAACTTGATTGGTACTGAAAAAACCTACACTAATGTCGGGTTAACGCTTGGTTTCTTAAACTTGGATGTGGCAACTACAACAACCGATTTCAGCGGTGTTGAAGACAAACAAAAAGATGCAGGGATCATGGCCTCTGCAGGTGTCGAGTTTGATTTTTAATCAAGCCTGATAATCTTTTTAAACCCATTAAACCCCCTGTAATTTTTTAGGGGGTTTTTTGTCTCATTCGTTATTATTTAAAGGAAAATATCATGCTGAAAAAACTTTGTTTCATAGGATTTATTTTTCCTGCCTTGGTTTCAGCAGGGACAAATAATATTGATTATTTAAACTTTGAGAGCCAATCTCAATTCAAAGAATTTGCAAAAGACCTGACGGGCGCTTTATCTGTAAAAACACTGGAACCTGCTGAACCTCTAGGGGTTTCAGGGTTTGATATTGGAATATCCTATAATTTATCGCAATTTAAATACGATCATATGGATCGTGTTTCCAATAACGGTAAATCGTCTTTAGATACCTTTACCATTCACGCTGTCAAAGGCCTGCCTTTTGGGGTCGATTTTGGCATCAATTACACTAAATCTCCTGGCAGTAATATTGAAACCTGGGGCGGTAAACTCAGTTATGCTTTAATTGAAGGAGGGGCTTTATACCCAGCGATTGGCATCAGTGGTAATTATGCTCAAACCAGTGGGATCGATGCTTTGAAGTTTAATAGTTTTGGTGCAGAAGTCGGTGTTTCAAAAGGCTTTGCAAATTTCACGCCTTATGCCGCTGTTGGAATGGTCAATGGGGAAACCCAACCTGAAGAGCTAAATTTAGGCCTGGCAGGTTCAAACCTTAAGAACGAATCGGTTTCAATGGCGAAGTTTGCTGTTGGGGTCAACATTAACTTATTGCTAATGGATGTTCTGGTTGGTTATAACCAAATTGGGGAAGTTGGAACCTATTCCTTAAAAGCCGGTTACCGTTTTTAATCAAAACCGATCCTTTTTATAGAAACGCCCAGGCCTGGGCGTTTTTTATGACTTTTTTGTCTCCGGCTGATTCTTAACAGGCCGTTCGTATTCCATCCACTCATCCAGCTTAGCCCAGACTTCATCCAACCCTTGTCGTTTTAAAGAAGAAAACAACTGCACCGTTGCATGCGGGTACTTTTCACTCAACAATTGTCGCATCTTTAACAAACTGTTTTGCGCCGGCCCTTTTTTCAATTTATCAGACTTCGTCAATAAAATATGTACGGGTAAATTCAGTGTCAGCGTCCAATCCAGCATCATCAAATCAATTTCAGTCGGAGGCATTCTTGAATCCACCATCATCACCAACCCTTTCAAAGACGCTCTAACTTCAATGTATTCCGACAAACTTCTTTCCCAGGCACGTTTTGTATTCACATTGACTTTGGCATACCCATAACCAGGCAAATCCACTAATTTACGTTGTTCATCACATTCAAAAAAATTAATTAGCTGTGTTCTTCCCGGTGTTTTACTGGTTTTAGCCAACCCTCTTTGTGAGGTAATCACATTTAAAGCGCTGGACTTACCGGCATTGGAACGCCCGGCAAAAGCGACTTCATAGCCGAAATCTTCTGGACAATGTGACAAATCGGGAGCCGATTTTAAATAAGTTGCTTGTTGGTAAAGTGGATGTTGCATAAGGTGGGTTGCCTGTTGGTTAGGTTTTCATTCTTTATCAATAGTGTGAATCGGTATATACTTTACAATCTTTTTAAATGACTATTAAGAATATTTAATTTATATGACCGAATTATCCAACACTTCAAGCCCATTACCAAAGCGTAAGCCTGGCATTTTTATCCAATTTTTAGGCTCCATGAATTTGGCGGTTACCTTATTGGTGATGTTGGCTATTGCGTCAGTTATCGGGACAGTTCTACAGCAAAATCAAGTTTTCCAAGATTATATTATAAAATTTGGACCTTTCTGGACTCAAGTTTTCAACGAACTGGGACTATTCCATGTTTATGGCGCAGCTTGGTTTATTTTGGTTCTATTGTTCTTATTAATCTCCACCAGTGTATGCGTCAGTCGAAATGGCCCCACTTTTTTAAAAGAGATCAAACAATACAGTGAAAAACTGTCATTAAATGCTTATAAACATCAACCGCATTCGTTAACCTACACTCCAGAATCTTTCGATACGGAAACTGCTCAAGCCATCTTAAAACAGCAAGGCTATAAAACGAAAATTCATCAACGAGAAGATGGGGTGACCGTTGCTGGTTTGAAAGGTCGTTGGAATCGTTTAGGGTATATTTTCACTCATATTTCGATTATCGTAATCTGTATCGGTGCTTTATTTGACAGTAATTTATTATTGAAATACCGCGAATTGACAGGCAACTTAGCACCTGAAACTCGATCTGTCAGCTTGGATAAAATTCCTCAAAAATCATGGTTAGGTCCTGAAAACTTTTCATTCCGTGGATCGGTCAATATTGCGGAAGGTCAAAAATCGGATGTGTTGTTTTTACCTTATGAACGTGGTTTTTTAGTCCAGAAATTGCCTTTTACCATTGATGTTAAAGACTTCCGTATTGAGTATTACGATACAGGGATGCCAAAATCTTTTGAATCCGATATCGTTTTAAGTGCGCCTGATTTAGACAAACCGATTGAAAAAACCATTGCGGTCAATCACCCATTGTTTTATAAAAATTACGCCATTTATCAATCTTCTTTCGGCGACGGGGGGAGTTTGATGAAATTGAAAGTGCACCCGCTTCTGTCTCCTACCAACAACCCGCTCACATTAAATACGGCGGTCGATAAGGTGGAACCGCTGAAAACCCCAATGGGCACTTATCGTTTAGAGTTAAACGATTTTAAAATGTTCAACATTGTGCCGGCCAGTGACGAAGAAAAAGCCAAAACCGGTAAAAAAATGCATAACAATGGCCCGACCATTATCTTTAAAGTTCGTAATGAACAAGGGAAGGCATGGGAATATGAAAACTATATGCAACCGAGCTTACAGGATGGTCGTTGGTTCTTTATGACAGGTATGAGAACCTCTCAAGCCGAACCTTTCCGCTATTTATTTATTCCAGCCGACGCACAACGTCAAAAAACACGTTTCTTTAACTTTTTAGCGTTAATCAATAACAAGAATAAAGCACAAGAGGTATTACAAGACGCTTTCCCGAAAGCCAATAATATTGATGATCGTACTTATCAGCTCCAAATGCGTTTGTTAAACCAATTGATGGTGCTGTTCCGTCAAAAAGGGTTCAGTGGCATCAGCCAATTTGTGCAGAAAAATGTGCCGGAAAAAGATCGC
It encodes the following:
- a CDS encoding conjugal transfer protein TraF, with protein sequence MNRLKLISALCLLGATSAQAAPSSSGPIGPNIGYGDASNANTIYDPLANPANNALNAADTEGYRVGLGINAQTRIEIQDLEGASDYYDNQIDPLLNDVANAAQLETNLETFIANYDQGNISTISGVTVPLLIKTDSMAGGLSLDYTRQVGAAGIIIKGTGNVTPAADGTNLTINRGSAALGVTYKQLDEFALGYGFKAVTSGNSALTIGVTARYLTLLSNQNNVDLKQFIDDNATGSANFSDYVDGMDTGSSDSNLTADIGINWMADNYMIGLTGMNLTEPTFKVNNMTSTQTKYDYFSSLVPSDYKMKAQYRVSAQVYSENREWTLAGSYDLAESNDLNNNDTQWWSVGASYATNSAWYIPDVRFGLRGNLIGTEKTYTNVGLTLGFLNLDVATTTTDFSGVEDKQKDAGIMASAGVEFDF
- the yihA gene encoding ribosome biogenesis GTP-binding protein YihA/YsxC; protein product: MQHPLYQQATYLKSAPDLSHCPEDFGYEVAFAGRSNAGKSSALNVITSQRGLAKTSKTPGRTQLINFFECDEQRKLVDLPGYGYAKVNVNTKRAWERSLSEYIEVRASLKGLVMMVDSRMPPTEIDLMMLDWTLTLNLPVHILLTKSDKLKKGPAQNSLLKMRQLLSEKYPHATVQLFSSLKRQGLDEVWAKLDEWMEYERPVKNQPETKKS
- a CDS encoding cytochrome c biogenesis protein ResB, which gives rise to MTELSNTSSPLPKRKPGIFIQFLGSMNLAVTLLVMLAIASVIGTVLQQNQVFQDYIIKFGPFWTQVFNELGLFHVYGAAWFILVLLFLLISTSVCVSRNGPTFLKEIKQYSEKLSLNAYKHQPHSLTYTPESFDTETAQAILKQQGYKTKIHQREDGVTVAGLKGRWNRLGYIFTHISIIVICIGALFDSNLLLKYRELTGNLAPETRSVSLDKIPQKSWLGPENFSFRGSVNIAEGQKSDVLFLPYERGFLVQKLPFTIDVKDFRIEYYDTGMPKSFESDIVLSAPDLDKPIEKTIAVNHPLFYKNYAIYQSSFGDGGSLMKLKVHPLLSPTNNPLTLNTAVDKVEPLKTPMGTYRLELNDFKMFNIVPASDEEKAKTGKKMHNNGPTIIFKVRNEQGKAWEYENYMQPSLQDGRWFFMTGMRTSQAEPFRYLFIPADAQRQKTRFFNFLALINNKNKAQEVLQDAFPKANNIDDRTYQLQMRLLNQLMVLFRQKGFSGISQFVQKNVPEKDRSKVKDYYMGQTSLALQTLYLEILKQEKVKELDDISDFNKQWFEDALTVINSLPNYGPPMYFELDSFKQIESTGLQITKSPGKDIVYFGSALLIIGVFFLFYVRQKRIWLAYSEKEGTLTIAGKDNKELPEVAKEFQQIVQAVQSKMQVKS